The DNA segment CAAAGCTGCACCATCAAATCCCGGTTCGCCCGAGCTTTGGTTGGTGTACAGGCCCGATAAACGGCCGGTTAATATGTTATATAAACTCCCTGTCGGGGATTTCAGCAGGTCTGCTGTGTAAATTGCATCACTGGACGCAATTTTAAGGGTATCGGAAACACTGCCTGATAAAAGCTGGGCAGGCTTTTTCCGCTTGAGCTTCAGGCTGTCCTGCCAGCTGGCTGATCCTGTTTTGAGCTGTGTCGCTGAAATCCGGAACTCATTCCTGATAACCGGACCGGCCGCTGGCGCTGACGCCATTGCCGATGAGCCGGAATACCATAAAATGGAAAAGTAAAATAGATATCTTCTCATTTGATTTAATTGGTTTTATGATTAGGTGTGCTTGTAATTATTTATTCATTTGTTGATTTTTTAATTTAAAAGGAGAGCATTAATCCAATATTGTATATTCTTTGCGGCGGATAAGGGTATTTGTCTCCACCGGAAGAGGCTTCAGGGTCTAGCTGATAGCGTTTGTCGATCTTCGACCAGGTGATCAGATTGTAGCCATTGGTATAGATCCTGGCCGACTGCATCCTGAGCCTTTTGACCATGCCCTGGGGCAAACTGTAACTGAGTTCGGCCGATCTTAACCTGAGGTAATCACCCGGTACCAGCCAGTAGGTAGAAGGATAATCGGTAGAGCTGTTCAGGCCGCCAATGATGGAGGACAACCTCGGGTAAGCTGCAGTTTCAGCAGTTTCCGGTGTCCACCTCTTTTCATGCAAAGGCTGCAGGTTGGACTGGAAGGCATCAATGGCTGCTGCCGTTCCGCGGATGTTGAAGTTTGCCGCTCCCTGGAACAATACATTCAGGCTGAAAGCCCCGTAATTCAGCCCCAGGCTCAGTCCGTAATTGGTATCGGGCAGGTTCGGATAGCCCACATAGCTTTTGTCGTAGCTGTCTATCAGCCCGTCCCCGTTCAGGTCTTTATATTTCATGTCGCCCGGTTTGGGTACAATGCCGTTTGGTGCGGGATTGGCCTGCACATCTGCAGCATCCCTGTAAAAACCGTTAAAGGTGTATACAGCAATGGAACCGATGCTGTGGCCGGTCTGTCGCAGCCATGGAAAGGCCGGTTCGGCCTCATCCTGGTACAGGATCTTGTTTCTGGCCACCGAGATGTTGCCCCTTATCGTATAGTTCAGCTTGTCATTGATCCTGTTGTTATGGGTCAGTTCCACTTCATAGCCCTTGTTGCTCACCTCTCCCACGTTCATTACCGGCAAAGCCTGCCCGAAAATGCTGGATACCCCGTTCCTTGGCGTTAAAATGTCGTAACGGTAATTGTCAAAATAATCGATGGTGGCCCCCAGCTTGCCACCCCACATCAGCAGGTCTATACCGATATTGGCCTTTCGCTCCTTTTCCCAGCTCACATCGGCATTGCCCAGGGTACCTTCCACAATACCACTGTAGGCATTGTGCGAATAGCCAAAAGAGGTGGTTCCGCCCCTGTCGTAACTCTGTTTGTACAGGTACTTGCCACCCGATACCACATCACTGCCCACCATGCCATAACTACCGCGCAGCTTCAGCAGCTGTACAGCTTTCAGTCCCTTCATAAAAGGTTCCGAGGCCACGTTCCATCCTGCTGATACGGCCGGGAACAGGCCATAGCGCTTGTTGCCCACAAACCGGTCGGTACCATTATAGGCCATGTTGAACTCCAAAAGGTACCTGCTTTTGTAATCATAGCCCAGCCTTGCGGTAAAGCCCCTGGAGTTGGAGGGCACATAATCGTACTGGGTATCGGTATTGGGTGCAATGTCTGTCATCTGGTTAAACAGGGCCAGTCCGTATAAATGGTGCTGATCAAAGCTCCTGTCGTAATTGAGCATCAGCTGCGTGTTGAGCCTTCTGAGCATATTGCCAGTCCCGTACTGCAGCCGGTACTTCTGTACGCGGAACACACTCTCGTCCCTTGGGGTATAACTGTCATCGGCCGGGTTGTAAATAAAGGAAGGGAACAGGTCACGGGTCAGGTTACGGGATGAGCTCTGGCTGCTGGCATAGGACAGGTTGGCCTTTACCGACAGTCCTTTGGTAAGCACATCCAGTTTTTGCACCGCATTGGCCACAAAGTTCAGGTTGTTCTCAAAGTTGCGCTGGTAGCCATCCAGGGAAAGCCTGCCCACCACATTGTTGATGCGGTCGCGCACCCTGTTGCTGAAGCCATAGCTGCCATCGGGGTTGTAGATGGGATATACATAGGGCGGCAGGAACTGGTAATTGCTGACCTCAAAGAACACATCGTTACGGCTGAAGGGCCCCGGTACATTGGGGGTATTGGTCCTGCCGATATTGCCCGAGAGGTCGAAGCGCAGGCTTAAGGTTTTGGTGAGGTTCACATCCAGGTTGCTCCTGAAGTTATAGCGTTTATAAGAATAATCATTGTTCACATCTGAGGCTTCGCCAAAGTTGCGCAGCATTCCGTTCTGCCATAAGCTGCCCAGGGAAACAAAGTATCTGGTGTTCTCGGTTCCCCCCGAAATGTCGAGATTGTTGCGCCACTGGGTGCTGAAATCCTTAAACAGGGTCTCATACCAGTTGATGTCCGGATGTCCGTAAGGATCATCACCGAGGCGGAAATGCTCCAGGTCGGCAGCCGAGAACTCTGCTGCCAGGCCATCATTGGCCAGGGCCTCGTTCCTGAGCAGTGCAGTACGGTAGGAATTGAGGTATTCAGGCACTTTTGTGGGCTGCTGAAAACCGGTCTCGGTACGCAGGCTGATCTTAGCCGGCCCGGCCTGTCCCCTTCTGGTGGTGATCACCATTACCCCGTTAGCCCCTTTGATGCCGTAAACGGCGGTTGTAGAGGCATCCTTCAGGATAGAGATGCTTTCGATCTCGTTGGCATCTATCCTGGCCACCTGGTCGTAGGTAGATTCCACATCGTCCACAATGATCAGTGGCTGGTTGGCACCTGCCCCATTGGAAAAGGTGCTTACCCCCCTGATGTAAAAGGCAGCCCCATCACTGCCGGGGATGCCCGATCGCTGCTGGGAAAAGAAACCGGGCAGGCGGCCGCTCAGGGTGTTCTGCAAACTGGCCGAAGGGTTTTGTCTGAGTTCCGACCCTTTAACCGAGCTTACCGAGCCCGTAACGGTCAGCTTCTTTTGGGTACCATAGCCCACTACTACCAGCTCTGCCAGCCCTTTGGTATCTTCCTGAAGGTCAACAATGGCATAGCCGCCCGAACTTACGGCGATTTCTTTCGACTGAAAACCCATATAACTGAACACCAGTATCCCTGTATCATCCGGAACCTCCAGCATGTAACGGCCATCAGCATCTGTAACAGTCCCCTTTTTTTCATCTTTTAAATAAACACTCACACCAGGTAAAGCTGCTTTTTGTTCGTCCCTTACCAGACCTTTTATAAGCTGCAACTGGTTTGCAGGAGCAGCAGGCTGCTGTCTCCATTTCACCACCACTGTATTGCGGTTGATCAGATAAGTAATGGGCTGTCCGGCAAAACACAGGTCGAGCACTGATTTTAACCCCGCATTCTTTACCACAATACTTACGGGATTGGCTTCCTTCAGCATTTGCGAATTGTAAATGAAATTATAGCCGCTTTGGCGTCGTATCTCTTTAAATACTTTTTCAAGGGGGACGTCTTTTTCCGACAGGGTTATTTTCTGCGCATCAACCGTATTCAGTAACGCAAATAGCGGGAATAGCAAAATAAGCACGAATTTCATCGACCTAAAAATTAAATGAATACAGGTATAATTAGTTTATATTGGTTGTTTCTATTCCTATGGCATTACGGTTACCGTTCTGCCATTTATACTGAAGTGAATGGTGCCCGTCAGTTCCAATGCTTTAAGTACCTCAGAAAGGTTGTCAGAACGGGAAGCCGTTCCGCCAAATTTGGTACCTTTAAGCTCGCCCTTATACACCACTTCTACATCATACCACCGTGATATTTTTCTCATGATGCTATGGATATCTTCAT comes from the Pedobacter heparinus DSM 2366 genome and includes:
- a CDS encoding TonB-dependent receptor; amino-acid sequence: MKFVLILLFPLFALLNTVDAQKITLSEKDVPLEKVFKEIRRQSGYNFIYNSQMLKEANPVSIVVKNAGLKSVLDLCFAGQPITYLINRNTVVVKWRQQPAAPANQLQLIKGLVRDEQKAALPGVSVYLKDEKKGTVTDADGRYMLEVPDDTGILVFSYMGFQSKEIAVSSGGYAIVDLQEDTKGLAELVVVGYGTQKKLTVTGSVSSVKGSELRQNPSASLQNTLSGRLPGFFSQQRSGIPGSDGAAFYIRGVSTFSNGAGANQPLIIVDDVESTYDQVARIDANEIESISILKDASTTAVYGIKGANGVMVITTRRGQAGPAKISLRTETGFQQPTKVPEYLNSYRTALLRNEALANDGLAAEFSAADLEHFRLGDDPYGHPDINWYETLFKDFSTQWRNNLDISGGTENTRYFVSLGSLWQNGMLRNFGEASDVNNDYSYKRYNFRSNLDVNLTKTLSLRFDLSGNIGRTNTPNVPGPFSRNDVFFEVSNYQFLPPYVYPIYNPDGSYGFSNRVRDRINNVVGRLSLDGYQRNFENNLNFVANAVQKLDVLTKGLSVKANLSYASSQSSSRNLTRDLFPSFIYNPADDSYTPRDESVFRVQKYRLQYGTGNMLRRLNTQLMLNYDRSFDQHHLYGLALFNQMTDIAPNTDTQYDYVPSNSRGFTARLGYDYKSRYLLEFNMAYNGTDRFVGNKRYGLFPAVSAGWNVASEPFMKGLKAVQLLKLRGSYGMVGSDVVSGGKYLYKQSYDRGGTTSFGYSHNAYSGIVEGTLGNADVSWEKERKANIGIDLLMWGGKLGATIDYFDNYRYDILTPRNGVSSIFGQALPVMNVGEVSNKGYEVELTHNNRINDKLNYTIRGNISVARNKILYQDEAEPAFPWLRQTGHSIGSIAVYTFNGFYRDAADVQANPAPNGIVPKPGDMKYKDLNGDGLIDSYDKSYVGYPNLPDTNYGLSLGLNYGAFSLNVLFQGAANFNIRGTAAAIDAFQSNLQPLHEKRWTPETAETAAYPRLSSIIGGLNSSTDYPSTYWLVPGDYLRLRSAELSYSLPQGMVKRLRMQSARIYTNGYNLITWSKIDKRYQLDPEASSGGDKYPYPPQRIYNIGLMLSF